GCAGCCGGAAGAGAATATCCGGTTGCTGTTGATGACCAAGCAGCCGGGGCTCGACCGGGAAGGTATCCGCCTGCGCGAGGTGCCGCTCGATCTCGGCATGGCAAACGCGTTCGCCGACACCCGCCGGCGTATCGCCTACGAACGGCTGATCCTGGATCTGCTCGAGGGCGATCCCACCCTGTTCGTCCGCCGCGACGAAGTGGAAGCGCAATGGGAGTGGATCGACGGCATCCGCGACGGCTGGGCCGCCAATGCCATGACACCGAAATCCTATGGCGCCGGAACCTGGGGTCCGTCCGCCGCCATCGCGCTGACCGAGCGCGACGGAGTGTCGTGGTATGAATAGCTTTTGTGCGGCGCCCTCGGGCTTCCTATTTCGGGCGCAAACCGCCATTGGACACGAGCATGACTGTTAACGCTACCATCTCCGCGGTCACGGATCGCATCATCGAGCGCTCACGCGAGTCTCGGCGCCGCTACCTCGATCTGATCGCGCAGGAGCAGGATCGGGGCGTGACCCGGCCGCAGCTCGCCTGCGGAAATTTCGCGCACGGCTTTGCCGCTGCGGATGCCGAGGACAAGGCGACGATCCGCGCGGGACGGGCCGCCAACATCGGCATCGTCACCGCCTATAACGACATGCTCTCGGCGCACGCGCCCTATGGCCGTTACCCCGACCAGATGAAGCTGTTCGCGCGCGAGATCGGCGCAACTGCCCAGGTCGCCGGCGGCGTGCCGGCGATGTGCGACGGCGTCACCCAGGGCCTCGCGGGCATGGAATTGTCCCTGTTCAGCCGCGACACGATCGCGCTGTCGACGGCGGTTGCGCTCAGCCACGGCATGTTCGAGGCCGCGGCCCTGCTCGGGATCTGCGACAAGATCGTCCCAGGCCTGTTGATCGGCGCGTTGCGCTTCGGCCACCTGCCGACGATCCTGATCCCCGGTGGACCGATGCCGACAGGCCTTCCCAACAAGGAAAAGCAGCGCATTCGGCAGCTTTATGCCGAGGGCAAGGTCGGCAAGGACGAACTGCTGCAATCCGAGTCCGCCAGCTATCACAGCGCCGGCACCTGCACCTTCTACGGCACCGCCAATTCCAATCAGATGATGATGGAGGTCATGGGCCTCCACATGCCGGGTGCGGCCTTCGTCAACCCGGGCACCAAGTTGCGCCAGGAACTGACGCGAGCGGCCGTTCACCGGCTCACGGAAATCGGCTGGAACGGCAACGATTATCGTCCGCTCGGCCGCTGCGTCGACGAAAAGGCGATCGTCAATGCCGCGGTCGGCCTGCTCGCCACCGGCGGATCGACCAATCACGCCATCCACCTGCCGGCGATTGCCCGTGCCGCCGGAATCGTCATCGATTGGGAGGATCTCGACCGGCTGTCTTCGGCCGTGCCGCTGATCGCACGTGTCTATCCCAATGGTTCGGGCGACGTGAACCACTTCCAGCAGGCCGGCGGCATCGGCTTCACCATCCGCACCCTGCTCGACAACGGCCTGCTCCACGGCGACATTCTGACGGTGGCCGGAGAGGGCGACATGCCGCTTGCCGACCACGCCAAGGAGCCGGATCTGGAGGAAGATCGCCTGGTCTGGCGGGCGCCGCCTGAGGCCTCGCGCGACGAGACCATGCTGCGTCCGGCGACCAACCCGTTCCAGCCCGACGGCGGAATGCGGCTCGTCCGCGGCAATCTCGGCCGCGCGACCTTCAAAACCAGCGCCGTCGATGCGTCGCGCTGGACGATCGAGGCCCCTGCCCGCGTCTTCTCCGACCAGGACGCGGTGCTCGCCGCGTTCAAGGCCGGCGAGCTCGAGCGCGACGTCGTCGTCGTGGTCCGCTTCCAAGGGCCGAAGGCGAACGGCATGCCCGAGCTTCACAAGCTGACTCCCGCACTGGGCGTCCTCCAGGACCGCGGCTTCCGCGTCGCCCTGGTCACGGATGGCCGCATGTCGGGCGCGTCCGGCAAGGTCCCAGCCGCAATCCACGTCTCACCCGAGGCGCTCGGCGGCGGCCCTCTCGCCCGCATTCGCGACGGCGACATCGTCCGCCTTTCGGCGGACACGGGAACGCTCGACGCGCTGGTCGATCCAGCCGAATGGGATGCCCGTGCGGAGGCAGCGGCCCCGCCCCCCGCCGTCGGCACCGGCCGCGAACTCTTCGCCATGTTCCGCAACGGCGCCGACGAAGCCGAACGCGGCGCTTCCGCCATGTTGTACGCGATGGAGACTGTCGCTTGACCGAGATCGTGGCCGTCGACATCGGCGGCACCCATGCCCGTTTTGCGATCGCCCGTGTGCAGGGCGGCCGTGTGACGCACCTCGACGAAGAGGTGACGCTCAAGACGGCGGAGCACGCAAGCTTTCAGACCGCCTGGGAAGAATTCGGACGCCGCCTTTCCCGCGCGCTGCCGCCGGCGGCGGCGATCGCCATCGCCGGCCCGATCCAGGGCGAGGTGCTGAAGCTCACCAACAATCCCTGGGTGATCCGGCCTTCGCTGATCCCGTCGAAGCTCGGGGCGGAGCGCTACAGCCTCGTCAACGATTTCGGCGCGATCGCCCACGCGGTCGCGCAGCTCGACGACGATCGTTTCACCCACCTCTGCGGTCCCGACGTACCGCTGCCCTCGAGCGGCGTGATCAGCATCGTCGGCCCGGGCACCGGCCTGGGTGTCGCACAGCTGCTCCGCCGCAACGGCCATTACCACGTGATCGAGACCGAAGGCGGGCATATCGATTACGCACCGCTCGACACGCTGGAGGACCAGATCCTCGCCCATCTGCGCAAGCATTTCCGCCGCGTCTCGGTCGAGCGGATCGTGTCGGGCCAGGGCGTACCCAACATCTACGAAGCGCTTGCAACGATCGAGAATCGCCCGATTCAGATCCGCGACGACAAGGAATTGTGGACCGCTGCCATGGAGGGCAAGGACAGCTTGGCAGGCGCCGCCTTCGACCGGTTCTGCCTCAGTCTCGGTGCCGTCGCGGGGGACATCGCGCTCGCTCAGGGTGCGGCCGGAGTCGTCATTGCCGGCGGGCTCGGCCAGCGGCTGCTCAAGCACCTGCCCCGCTCCGGCTTCCGCGACCGCTTCATCGCCAAGGGGCGCTTCGAGCGGCGGATGGACGAGATGCCGGTGAAGCTGATCACCCATCCGCAACCGGGCCTGTTCGGCGCCGCCGCAGCCTTTGCCGCCGAACATGGCGAGTGAGGATTTTACAAGCGGCCGACTCGCTCCCTAAGAAGGCGGCATGAGCCTTCCTCCGATCTTTTCGAAGCTGCGCCTGCCCGTCATCGGCGCGCCCCTGTTCATCGTGTCCACGCCGGATCTGGTGATCGCCCAGTGCAAGGCCGGGATCGTCGGCTCCTTTCCGGCGCTGAACGCGCGCCCTCAAGCGACGCTGGACGAGTGGCTGCACCGGATCACCGAGGAGCTGGCGGCCTGGGACCGAGACAATCCCGATCGTCCGTCCGCGCCGTTCGCAGTCAATCAGATCGTCCATCGCTCCAACGATCGGCTGGAGCAGGACATGGCGACCTGCGCCAAATGGCGGGTGCCGATCGTGATAACCTCCCTCGGCGCAATTCCGGAGCTCAACCAGGCCGTGCACGGCTGGGGCGGAATCACCCTGCACGATGTGATCAACGATCGCTTCGCCCGCAAGGCGGTGGAGAAAGGCGCCGACGGGATCATCGCGGTCGCCGCCGGGGCCGGCGGGCATGCCGGCACCCTCTCGCCCTTCGCCCTCGTTCAGGAAATCCGCGCCTGGTTCGAGGGTCCGGTCGCGCTGTCGGGCGCGATCGCCAATGGCCGGTCGATCCTCGCGGCGCAGGCGATGGGCGCGGATCTCGCCTATATCGGCTCCCCCTTCATTGCCACCGAGGAGGCTAATGCCGGCGCCGACTACAAGGACGGAATCGTCGAGGGACGCGCCAACGACATCGTCTACTCGAACTTCTTTACCGGCGTGCACGGCAATTATCTGAAGCGCTCGATCGAGGCGTCGGGTCTCGACCCCGCCAATCTGCCGGAGGGGGATCTCAAGACGATGAATTTCGGCGGCGAGAGCGCCAAGAAGGCCTGGCGCGATATCTGGGGATCCGGCCAGGGCATCGGCGCGATCGACAGGGTTCAGCCCGCCGGCGCCTTCATTGGCGAACTGATCGGCGAATATGATGCCGCCAGGGCCGAGCTCCGCAGCAAGGCCGCGCTCTGATCGTCAGGGCGCGGAAATCGCCTCGAACGCGGAGCGCCAGCTATCCGGAATGGCGACGGGCCGCCGGTCGCCGCGCCCGACATAGACGTGGATGAAGAAGCCTTCCGCGGCCGCCTCGCTCTCGTCCTTGCCGAACACGCCCAGTCGGTAGCGCACGCTGGAGCGGCCGACCTGCTCCACGGCCAGCCCGATCTCGACCGGTTCGGGGTAGGACAGAGAACGGGCATAACGGCAGCCGGTCTCGACGACGAGGCCGATCGGATCCCCGCTTGCGACGTCGAGCAGACCGCGTTCGATCAGCCAACTGTTCACCGCCGTGTCGAACCACTGATAATAGACCGTGTTGTTGACGTGGCCGTAGCCGTCATTGTCGGCCCAGCGGGTACCGATCTCGCGCCACACGCGATAGGCGTCCCTGCCTTTCAGCGCGGCGCGACTCACAGAGCCGCCTCGTACAGGCGCCGGGCGTCGGCTTCGCTGATCGGACATGGGTTGTTCACCAGCAGCCGTTCCTGCTTCATCGCTTCGCGGGCGAGAAGATCGAGGTCGGCCGCGGCGACGCCGACCTCGGACAGGCGCAGCGGTACTCCCGCCTTGAGGCAGATCGATGCCATGCGCTGGACGAAGGCTTGCGCCTGGGCCTG
The nucleotide sequence above comes from Sphingosinicella sp. BN140058. Encoded proteins:
- the glk gene encoding glucokinase — its product is MTEIVAVDIGGTHARFAIARVQGGRVTHLDEEVTLKTAEHASFQTAWEEFGRRLSRALPPAAAIAIAGPIQGEVLKLTNNPWVIRPSLIPSKLGAERYSLVNDFGAIAHAVAQLDDDRFTHLCGPDVPLPSSGVISIVGPGTGLGVAQLLRRNGHYHVIETEGGHIDYAPLDTLEDQILAHLRKHFRRVSVERIVSGQGVPNIYEALATIENRPIQIRDDKELWTAAMEGKDSLAGAAFDRFCLSLGAVAGDIALAQGAAGVVIAGGLGQRLLKHLPRSGFRDRFIAKGRFERRMDEMPVKLITHPQPGLFGAAAAFAAEHGE
- a CDS encoding nitronate monooxygenase family protein; translated protein: MSLPPIFSKLRLPVIGAPLFIVSTPDLVIAQCKAGIVGSFPALNARPQATLDEWLHRITEELAAWDRDNPDRPSAPFAVNQIVHRSNDRLEQDMATCAKWRVPIVITSLGAIPELNQAVHGWGGITLHDVINDRFARKAVEKGADGIIAVAAGAGGHAGTLSPFALVQEIRAWFEGPVALSGAIANGRSILAAQAMGADLAYIGSPFIATEEANAGADYKDGIVEGRANDIVYSNFFTGVHGNYLKRSIEASGLDPANLPEGDLKTMNFGGESAKKAWRDIWGSGQGIGAIDRVQPAGAFIGELIGEYDAARAELRSKAAL
- a CDS encoding thioesterase family protein, whose product is MSRAALKGRDAYRVWREIGTRWADNDGYGHVNNTVYYQWFDTAVNSWLIERGLLDVASGDPIGLVVETGCRYARSLSYPEPVEIGLAVEQVGRSSVRYRLGVFGKDESEAAAEGFFIHVYVGRGDRRPVAIPDSWRSAFEAISAP
- the edd gene encoding phosphogluconate dehydratase, giving the protein MTVNATISAVTDRIIERSRESRRRYLDLIAQEQDRGVTRPQLACGNFAHGFAAADAEDKATIRAGRAANIGIVTAYNDMLSAHAPYGRYPDQMKLFAREIGATAQVAGGVPAMCDGVTQGLAGMELSLFSRDTIALSTAVALSHGMFEAAALLGICDKIVPGLLIGALRFGHLPTILIPGGPMPTGLPNKEKQRIRQLYAEGKVGKDELLQSESASYHSAGTCTFYGTANSNQMMMEVMGLHMPGAAFVNPGTKLRQELTRAAVHRLTEIGWNGNDYRPLGRCVDEKAIVNAAVGLLATGGSTNHAIHLPAIARAAGIVIDWEDLDRLSSAVPLIARVYPNGSGDVNHFQQAGGIGFTIRTLLDNGLLHGDILTVAGEGDMPLADHAKEPDLEEDRLVWRAPPEASRDETMLRPATNPFQPDGGMRLVRGNLGRATFKTSAVDASRWTIEAPARVFSDQDAVLAAFKAGELERDVVVVVRFQGPKANGMPELHKLTPALGVLQDRGFRVALVTDGRMSGASGKVPAAIHVSPEALGGGPLARIRDGDIVRLSADTGTLDALVDPAEWDARAEAAAPPPAVGTGRELFAMFRNGADEAERGASAMLYAMETVA